GCCGCACGTGACCGAGCCGCCGCTGGCCTGGTACAGGGCGTACGACATGTTCGTGCGCGTCGACGGCGAGAACTGGTGCGAGGCGTTGTTGTTCTTCAGGGTGGCGTTGAGGTTGCCCTTCGCGCCGGCCGCGAAGTCCTGGTAAGAACCGGCGTAGCCGCTGTTGAAGTAGACGCGCACGGTCTTGGTGCTGCGGTTCCAGACCGAGGCGGCCTCGTTCTTGATGCACAGGCCCTTGCCGGCACCAGCGCCCTTGAAGTCGTAGCACGAGGGCTGCTCGGTGCCGTAGTCGTCGAGCGAACCGGTGAAGTCCGAGATCGAGCCAGCGTTGTTGCTGTTGTAGTAGTAGCAGAATTCACCGCTGTCGCAGACCCCGTCGCGGGCCGCCGCCTGCGCCGGTGAGGCGACGGTCAGGATGGAGGTGGTCATGGCGAGCGCGGCGCCGACGACGGCGAGGCTCTTGCGGATGTTCATGGTGTCCTTTCGGGGACAGTGAGCGATGGTTGGCGGATCGGATCGGGTGCGGGTCACTGCCCGCGCTGGTACTGCTCCCAGGTTTTGAACGGAACCTGGGGACCGTCGTCCGGGCCCTGGTTGGCCAGCCCGTTCATGCCGAGGTAGTAGTCGCCGACCTGGTGCTGAGCCTGACTGGACAGGTCGGTGTCGCTGGTCGCCACGGCGTGGATGTGCCACGGCCAGTCACCCTGATTCGGATTACGGACCCACGCGGCGAAGCCGACCTGGCGCAGAGCCCGGGCGACGGCCGTGCGCCTGGCCGCGGTCATCCCGGTGACCGCGATGTCCACCACACCCCCGCCGTCGTGCGTACCGGCCGAGGTCGGGTCGCCCCCAGGGTTGTACGAGCCCTGTTCGAGTACCAGGGTGTAACCGAGCAGACGCTGAGCCTCGGCCAACATCGCTTGCGTACGGGCGTCGACGACGTACCCGTCCCGCTGGACCTTCGCGCCAGGGCCGATCGTGTTGCTGACGGTGTACCGGTTCTGCCCGAGCTTCGTCAGCGAAGTCGTGCCGGGCAGCCCGTTCGCGGCCAGGCCGGTGTAGCCGAGCGAGCGCTGGTAGGCCGCGTACGCCGAGATGGTCACGGTGCCGAAGTAGCCATCGACCCACTGTGCGTCCAGCAGGCCTCGCGCCTGGAGCGCCTGCTCCACGGCCAGCACGGAGTTCTTCGCGCCCGGGGTCAGTGTGTTGTCTGCGCGACGGGGGTCGATCTGGGCAGCCAGAACGGTGGCCTCCATGGATACGACAGGCAGCGCGGCCGTGGTGACGCTCGGCTGGGCTGTGGCGCCGGATGTCGCGGCCCAGGCATGGGCCGGGACGCTGACGGCCCCGCAGAGCAAGGCGAGCCCGACGGCTATCCAGGGACGGCGCATAGACGATCCTCCTCGTAGGTGGTGAGTCACGTTGGGAACGGACTCACCCTGCGAGAAGGGGCCTACTGTTCGGTACCCCCTGGTCCTGTCAGATCCGCCAGACCCTCACGGACCTCGATGGATGCGGTGTTGTCAGCTTGGCTGGCTCCCGGAACTGACATCGAGCATTCGCGTCCTGACACCTGTGGTGGCCCCCGCGACCGGAAAACCGACCGGAGCGGCGGCTCGGCGGGCTTGACCGTCGCCGTCGGCAGGCGGGCTCAGGCCGTGACGTTGACCAAGAAGTAGACCGGCCGGCGGCTGGGGAAGAACTCCTGCCCGTGCTCGTCGACCATCTTCCAACTGACCCAGCACTTCCCGGGGTGGTTCGGTGCGGTGACCTGAACACTGATGTTCACCTGCTCGCCGGGCGGGGTGTCACCGACCGGCACCCGATCCGGCATCCGACAACCGTCCGCGTCGGCGGTAGGGTTCGTCCGCGCCAGGAAGCGGTTGTGCCAGTCGACCTTTCCCACGTTGGCGAGTGTCCACACCTTTACGAAGGTGGAGTTCACCGGCACCCGCGTACCGTCGGGGATGGTGGCGTCGACGACGAACTTGCTCGAATCCCCGGGAATCATCGAGTCCGAAAACGGTGTCGATGTCGGTGACGCCTTCGCGGCGCTGGAGCCGTCCGGCGACGACAGATTGCGGACGATGACGCCCAGGGCTGCGGCGACCACCACCAGCACCGCGGCGGCGGCGAGCCACGGCGACCGGCGTCGGCGCGCGCCCGTGGCTTTGTCCTCCACCGCCTGCGGGTCGTCCGCGCCCCGCAGTGCGAGCTGGCCCTCCGGCACGTGGGTCGAAGAAGCGGCCGATCCACCGGCCGCCGGGGTGTCCATGGAGTCTGACGTAGCGGCGCTCACGGCGTTGTCCACAGTGCCTTGTGCCTCGGCGTCGGTCGGAGGGTCACTGTCGACCGGCGCTGGTTCGCCAACCGGGACAGCGCGGACCGTCACCTGACGCTGAGCGGCCTCCCATTCGCGCCGCCACTGGACCTCGTCGGCTTCGCAGGCCCGGACGAACTCCCGCGTGGTCTCCCACGAGGGAAACCTGGTCCCGGCGGCAGCTTCGTGCAGCGTCGTGTGCGAGATCCGCCCCGACCGCCCAGCCATCTTCCGGAATGACGGGTTGCCCACGGTGCTTCGCAGTGTCCGCAAGTGTTCGGCGAATCTTTCGGCGGCCACCCGGTCCTGGATCGGTTCGGTGGCAGCACGCTGGTCTTCCATCCGTCCCCCATGTCAGACGTCGTCGTCAGGCGTTGTCAGGGCGTGTAAGAGGGTACCGAACGAACCTCGACGACGATCATCGTGATGGATGAAGACACCGGACGCGACGGATCCGGTGCATCGAAGGAGGTCACCGATGAAGAGCCTTTCCCGACGTAGCGTGCGCATCCTCGCGGCCGCCGGGCTGGCCATGCCCGCGGTGCTGGCGTTCTCCGGACCCGCGTACGCCGAGACCAACCCCCGCTGTGCGGGCTCGGTGCAGATCGGCGCGACCGCGTACGTCACCGTCGGCGGGCAGACCGCCGCATCCGTCAAGCAGTACAAGGGCTGCGGCAAGAACTACGCATACACGTACGTGTGGCAGCAGTACCGGGCGAGCCACGGCTCGTACCAGGTCTGCACCTCGATCGTGACCGGCAACACGCTGCGCGACCTGCAGTGCTCGAGTGGCCCGGAGGTCTGGTCCTTGGGCGCCAACACGCTGTCGGAGTGCACCCGGGCCCTCGGCGGGATCTCCGACGTGGCGCAGAAGGAGACCGGAGTGCGCTGCTGACCAACAGCTCCAGGTGCGGGGGGCGGCGGTGCAGGTGACCGCCGAGCGCGGCCGGCGGTCTTCCGCCGAGCCGCGCGACCTCGGCCACATTGAGTGCAGTCCCCGGACGGCCGATGACGGCAGGGTGGTGCAAAGTCGTCGCCGGCCTCTCGGTCGTGGTCACCAACTACCGCGACGCGGGCAGGTTATCCGCCTGACTGTCATCGGCCAGCAGCGCGACGCTTCCACTCGGCGCGTGCACTGGACCGGCGTTCCTTGCGAGATAACGCGACAGTGGCCGCCTGCCCAACTTCAAGGCAGCGCTGGTGACCACCTGGTCACGCTGTTGGGAAAGCTCGGCGAACCGGGCACGCACCTCAGGCAGCGGTTGGTGCAGCGCGCAGGTGGTACGGAAGGTCCTGGCCTGGTCGGCGAAGGCCTGGTTGGCCGCGGCCGAAACGAACGCCACCTCGCTGCGGCGGGCCGCCCCGGAACTGCTGGCGACCGAGGCGAGGACGGCGGCCATCAGGGCCGCGACCGCGGCTGCCGTAACCAGTTCCGCAGAGGCCAGCCCGGCGGCCCCGGAGGCGCCGGCGAGTACCGCTGAAGAGACAGTGGTCAGGGTGTTCCAACGTTGCCACCACGCGGCCTGCCGCAGTTGAAGTGCGGCCCACGTGACGTGGCGTTGTTCGAGAAACTCGGCTTCGGCGATGAACCCGGCCCGCTCAGCCCGCTCTCCATCCACGCACGACATTGTGTCAGCGTCCTGCCATCGTCATACCGATGTCCGCCTGAGTGTCGAGCTCTGGACAGTGGGCGAGGCGCGCGTGTCACCGGCGCCTCGACAGATCAGGCACCGACACCCACCAACCGCCGTGCCGAGGGCCTGCCGCTCGCGCGTCTGTCGGATAGCTTGTCCGGTATGGGCATTGATAATGATCGCCGTCGAGCTGCTACTGGCAGCTCTCCGGACGGGAGCGCTCGGGCCTCGTCCCGGCCACCCGTGCCGGTGCTCATCGCCGCACTGCTCGTTGCCGTGGGCGCGCTGGTGCCACTCGGGTTGCTCGTCCTGGTGCTGTCCGAGTTCGATGGCGACAAGGCCAACCTGCTGCCAGTGCTACTGCTCACCTTGGTAGGCGTGGCTGTCTGCGCGTCCACCGGGTATGGGCTGTGGCGCGGCTGGCGGGGGTCTCGGATCGTGGCCGTAGTGCTCGGTGGCCTGCTACTGCTATCGGGGCTGAACTCGCTCGGGTCCAGCGATTTCGGATTCCTGCCGATCGCGTACGGCGCATTGGTGGCGCTGCTCCTGCTGGTTCCCGCCTCCGCCCGAGCCTGGTTCCGTCCTTCCTGACGCGCCGCTCGTCACTCCGTTGGTCACTGATGGGCCAGCGGTAGTCGTAGCCGATCGCATCCCGGCACTGCCCTACCCATCGTCGCCCTGTTCGGCTCGCCGGCTGGTCGGGGTGGTCTGCTCGGCTGCCCGGGTCGATGGCGGGCGGGATGGATTACCGCGACCACCCACGGACCCGGCGGCTGCCGACGATATTGCGATTTTGGGCAGGTCCCGTTGGTCGACGGCCTCACCGGCTCGTACCTGGGGCTGCGGATTGTCTTGCGCCCACGACGAATCGCCCGCTTCGCACCGGGCGCGAGTGCAGCGATATGCGCCGCGGATCACGCCCCCGATGGCCTCGGCGAGTGGATCAGGGTCGAGTCGAGTGCCTGTCGATGAACTGAAATCGGTGCGTTTCGTCAACGGTGCGAGTAAAAGCTGAAAAGCTTGAGCGCGTCCACGTGGCTTCGTTGCCCCATGCTGCCTCACTCGTCCGCGCTGGCGTTGCGTCACCACCTCGTGCGCGGGAAGGAGAGCTATGCAACAAATGTTGCTGGTGTTGCTCTCGTGGATTTCACTTGGTGCGGGGATTGTTAGCTCAGCCTTGATCGCCGTAGACACCCGCGTTCGCGGGTACCGCCAGCCGATCAAGAGCGAGGAGTTTGTCTGGCCCATAACCGGGCTCTACCTCGGCCCAGCCGCCGTCGTGGCGTACCGGCGTTGGGTCAGGCCCCATTCCCGCAGGTGGCAACAGCAAAACGGCAGGCCGCCGAGAAGGCCACGTCAAATAGTCATCCTAACCGGGGTTTGTCAGTGCGGCGCCCACTGCGCTCTCGGCGTCATCCTCGGTGAGATGGTCGTCTTTGCGGGTGGCATCAGATTGGCGGGCGACACCCTGTGGGCCTCTTACATCAGCGATTATATTGGGGCGGTCGTCGTAGGGGTGGCGTTCCGATACTTCACCTCGGTTCGCAGGGGCCGGCTAAGGATGTGGGATGCATTAGTGACCGTCTGCAAGGCTGACCTGCTCGCGGTGACAGCCTTCGAGATAGCTCTGTTTGTCTGGTTGGCGTTCTCACACCATGTCATTGCCCCGGAGCCTCCATTGAACCCGACCACCCCGGCCTTCTGGTTCTTCATCCAGATCGGACTGGCCAGTGGCTTCGTCGCCGCATGGCCAGCAACCTCTTGGCTGGTCCGCCGTGGAATCAAAGTAATGCCATGGCCCGCGCCCGACGGAGACAAGTTGCGACGCCGCAGTCAACCTCAGTCGTGACGTGTGGTCCCCATGGACGCGGTGTGCAGTTCAACGTCGAGGCAGGCGCCGAAGACGGTTTCCGGGACTGCCTGGACGTCCGTAGGCAGCTCGATGCGCGGCACAGCGCCACCGTAGGCTTCTTAGTCGCATCGCGAGGCAGCAGGATGACCCCTTGACCCCCAGGCAACACCGACGCTTGACCTGCTCCCTCGCAACAGGGTGAGCTGCAAGAACAGTCCGGCGGCGTCCACGGTTGTCCGCCGACGTACGTCCCGGTCGTCACTCAGTTGGTCACCCGGTCCCACCGGGACCTGGTATGTCCAGCCTCCCGGGATGAACGTTTGGTAGAGGTCAGGCTGGCGATCTCGACAACCGGTGATCATGGTTGGCAGACTGCCGTAATGAACGCACCGCTGGCCCAACGACCGAACATTTACCGCGGCCGGCTACTGGCGGTGGGGGCGGGCTGGCTGGCGTTGGTCGGCTCGTACCTCGTCCTCCTGCCATTCTTCGGTGTGCTGTCGGTCGTCACCTCGTCGGTGAGCGCCCTCGGTTGGCTGTGGGTCGCCATCATGCCCACAATCGCCGCCGTGAGGCTCGCGGGCAACAGGGTGTGGTTGGCGACGGCGACCTTCAGCGTGCTGGCCGTGCTCGCCGGCGCAGGCTTTTGGGCGATCGGGTCGCCCCAGTTCACCGCAGAGGCCTACTTCCGACAGCATCGCCACGACCTGGCGCAACTGGCTTCCGATTTCCGCACAGGACGAATCAACGGCGACGCCGACCTGCCCTGGCGGTTGCGGTTTCTGACCATCGATGGCCAGGCTCACCGTCGGTGCGGCTTTACCGACCAGCAGACCGGGCACAAAACGTGCGCACTGTATCTGGCGATGTGGCAAGACTTCCATGCCGAGAGCGGCGGCGGAATCGCCTACTACCCGACGGCGCTACCGCCTGAGCCCTACTCAGCCATTGCCACCGCTTCCGGTGACGACGGGGTACCTGTTCGTGAGCTCGGTGAGGGCTGGTGGGTGGTGGAATAGCCGCGCCATAGAACAAGTCGACTCAGTGGCACTGTCAGCTTGGGAATCGGGTTGATTGACGTCCTCCCGCCGAAGTTGCGAACGCGATTGATTACGAGATTCCCAACACGTACTCGACACTTCAGGCTCTCGAGCGTGCAGGACTCGTTGAGATGATCTCGGGGGAGACGCCCCAGCGGTGGAGGCTAGCCCCGCGCTACCGCACTACTGCGGCCGTCTTCATGCGAGTTGCCTCCCGCGTCCGCAAGGGAGAGTGGACAACGTACGGGGGGATATCTCGATCGCCGTTCGGGGTGACACCAAAGCAGCCAGGGGCGTAGGTAGGGCGGCTGCAGCCCTTGCCGCTTCCCCCAACCCCGAGCGGATCTTGATGGACGGGGGAGTGGTGAACCCGAATTGGCATGACCGGCACGGCCACGGACCGGACCATTGCAGGCCATTGCTGGAGGACCAGGGCGTCAGGTTTGACGGCCGTGCCGACCCGAGCCAACGAGTCGCTTGGGATGAGTTGCGGCGGCGAGATGAGGACGAGCCGGTAGAGGCGTAGCGGTCTTCGGGCCAGCTGTCATAGCCAAGTGTGGCTGGAATGCCTTCGCTGCTGTGCCGGCCACACTCACGGCAACAGCGACCCCGATACGAGGCCGCTGACCTGCGGAAGAGTGGGCCGCCAGGGACTCGAAACCTGAACCTATGGATTGCCGGCGAGCCGGCCGGATCGGGAGCGATGCGAGGTCATTCGGCCTGCTGACGCGTTTCTCGGCCTGGTTCGGCTGGCACGGTTGCTGTACTTCGCTGCTGTACTGCTGGCATCAGACGAGGCGTCGGATGCGGACCTTGGGGTGCTCGTTCCTCAAGTGGCTGTGCTTGTGTTGGCGGACCTGTTCGTCCCAGACCTCTTGGTCGTAGTCGGGGTCCGGTGGGATCCACTTGTGGGAGCCGTCGCTGTAGTGGAACTTCTCGTCGCCGGGTCGCAGGATGCTCATCGGGTCCAGCCAAGGAAGCGGTGATGCAGGTGGCCGGCCGGGACGTGGGTCAGGTCCTGGGCGGCGTTGACGAGCTGCGCGGCCAGGTAAAGGGCCAGTGACACCGGTGCGCGGTCGTACTCCGCTCGCAGTTCCCGCCGCCGCGTCTGACAGGGCCAGTCGGCACCGCAGCCGCCGCACGTCCAAACCGGTGTCACCGGTAGGTGGGTCGTCATTGCGGGCCGTCCTGACTCGGCCAGTGACCGCGGTTGATTGGGATGAGGTGGCGGCTTCTGCATGGCAGGTCGGCTCCGCAGCGGCAGACGCGTCGCCAGTGCCGCCAGGACCAAATCGGCCGGTGGCGTCGGGCCAGGGTGAGCGCCGCTGCGATGACGTACTCGTCGTAGGTCACCCGCCGCCGACTGCTCTCCGACCTTCGCTGCCAATGTCCGGAATCCCCGGTCGCACGGCCGGCACCTGCGGTTGAGGCAGTTGCATCGTTTGGTCTGGTCACCCTGCCTCCCGCCGACGCTTGGGGGGTTCCGTGGGCACCCGGTCAGCCGTGTCCGGAGACAGGGCACCCACGGCGGGGCGACCCGGCCGCCAAGCTGGGTAACCCCACAAGCAACGTAGGACGCAATGTGCGCATAGTCAACGACTGGCAACACATAGCGTTGTAAGTCGAGCCTGGGGTGTGGTCTGCTTGCACCAGCCGCCAAGCTGGGAGCACCACCTATGTCTGAAGCTGCGTACCTACAGGTCGCCCGAGATATCCGCGAGCAGATCAGCTCCGGCCAGTTGAAGCCGGGCGACAAGCTGCCGTCCTTCGCTGCCTTGTGTGAGCACTACGAAGTCAGCAACACGGTGATCCGCGCCTCCATGCTCGTGCTCAAAGCTGAGGGCTTGATCGACGGGCGGCAGGGCAAGGGCGTCTACGTCGCCAACCCGCTTCCCAAGTAGGCCGCTGGCCGACCGGCGAATCCGGGGGCCTCGTTTACAAGCTTTGTGACAGCTCGTCCGCCGTCGGCCGCCCGCGTCCGCGACCTCGGGTGACTGTTCGCACCCGGCGCCCGACCGCTGTCCTTGTCCGGGCCAGTTGCTGTCAGCGCTGCCGCCAACGGGGCTAGGCGGCACGCAAGCTTTCGAGGTCAGCGACCCGGTGTCCAGCTACAACCGGCTGCATCAAGGAGCACAGCGCTACACCTGCTCCGACCCCCGGCGGACAACCTCGCACGCAGATGAACGAGACCATGAACGAGAGTGCCGAGCACCCCTGACTGCTCGCAGCGACGCGCTAAGGCGCGTTGCTCCCCTGCATGCTTCCAAGTCGCGCCCTGCATCACGGCGTTCGCGCGCCTCTCCGTGGCAGTACGCGCTTGGACTATTTCCTTACGTGCCCTTGTGCGCGTAAGACGTGCACGAGTACGGTGTGGACTGCCCGGCGCCCACTGACCGCACTCCAAAAGCGAGGTAAAACAATGGCCAGTCCACTGACAGCGACCACGGAGCACACCGATCTCAACGTCGCATCCGCTGCGGCAAACTTCGAAGCGACCGCAGTCGGGGGCCGCGTCTTCCCATGCGTGGTCTTCAAGCAGGGAAGCCGGACCATGGTATCGACCAGCTTCCCCTACTCCTTCATCGCCCGGAACGTGGTGACGAACTCGGCACTCAAGGGCGAGAGCCCGCGAGAGAGCCAGAACCGGCCGCTAATGCCCGAGCACGCCAAGTCCATCAAGGAGTACGTGGTCGCCAACGCGTCCGACTACATCCTGCCGCCGGTCACTCTCGCGGTGACCGAGCACCCCTCGCTACACGTGGTTGGTGCCCCCGGTGCTGCCATCCGCATGGGCTTCATGGTTGTGGATGACACGGTGCCGTTCACCGTGACCGACGGGCAACACCGCATCGCAGGCTTGGTCGGCTACCCCTCCGGGCGCTCGACGGCGCCCGGCGCACTGGACGCGGTCCCGGGGTTGAGCAAGGATGGCATGGCGGTTCTCATCGTGATCGAAACGGACAGGATCCGGATCCAGCAGGACTTCGCTGACGCCGCTCAAACCAAGCAGATCCCGCCGAGCCTGCTGGCGGTCTACAACACCCGCGAGCCGGTCAACCGAGTGCTCAGCCAAATCACAACGAAAGCCCGACTCTTTAAGGGTCGGATCGACGAGAGCTCGAAGACCCTGCCCAAGGCGTCGCAGCACGTCTTCCTACTCAACCAAGTCCGCGGCTTCGTCAAGGAGATGCTGTTCGGAGACTACGCGATGAGCGAGGACTCCCTTACCAAGCAGACCGCCCAGCGCCTCGCCACCGGCGACAAGCAGGAGGAGTTCATCAACGACACCCTAACGATGCTTGAGGTCCTCACCGAGCACATGGAGCCGTGGTCGACCATCGCCAGGATTCAGCCGGGCACTGGCGTAGCCAACCAGATTCCCGACTTCCGGGCTACCTACATCAACATGACCGCGACCGGCCTCAACATCATCGGGCGGATGGGCTACGAGATCGGCAAGGAACCGTCAGCGGAATTGCGCCGTGACCGCTACGCTGCGCTCGCAACTAAAATCGATTGGCGCCGTGATGCTCCCCTTTGGAAGGGCACGATCATCTCGGCCGAGAACAAGATTGCTACTCAGCGTGGCCCGGTCAACGCTGCCGCCGCCCGGGTCCGCGAGGCCCTCGGCTTCTGATCCTTACATCCCGATGGGTTATGGATGTCAAGCTCCGCCCGCAGTCTCGCTGGGCGGAGCTTGATCTCTTCGTCCCGAACGCTGGTACGGCGCAGTGTTTGGTGTCAGCCACTGCCGTCCTGCACTGTCGAGCAGGACCCCTCTGCTGCTTGGTGTCGTCTGCTGCCGGGCACTGCTGGGCGTCTCGCTGCCTATCGGCTGCTTCGCCCGCTTCGACGGACCACCGGATTAAGAGGCACAGACCGAGCGGGGAAGGTCGCCGCGCCGCCTCGGCTGTCGTGTCGGCCGACCCATGGCTCTGGTTAGTTGGGCTCGCCTCGGTTGCTGTCGCCGTTGCTGTTACCGCATTATGAGTCGATCGCAGCCTGCTGATCGTTGCGGCCCTGCTCCTCGTCGACCTGAGCCTCAGGTTTGCCAGCGGCCGCTGCTGCTCGGCGGCTTGGCAGCTCCGATGGCTGCTCGGCCGAAGTGCAGCCCGCTCCGCAACCGCACTGCGATCCTCTACGCGAACGGGCTGGCTCCGCTGAGCGATAAGGGCAGCGGAACAGATCCATCGTGGGCAACTTCAGAGAACCATGCTCCATCCCCTACTGACTTGCGGTGGCAACGGGCCCGGCGCACACGCTCACCTTTAAAGAGGGCGTCATAGGTTACTCGTCATCGTCTTCATCATACCAGTCCCCTGGTTCGACAAGCCCTTCCAAAGCTTCGCGCACTGCAGTGGGATCATCCAGTCGCAGGACGAAGAAACCGAAGTAGTTTTCCGCAGAATGCAGCAGCGTCGAGTCTACAACCTCGCATAGATAGGGAAAGGTCGGAGTCTTGCCCCGCACGCCAGAGCTCGGATAGAAGAGTTCGTTCGATATCACGGACAAGAAAGCGGTTACCCACCTGGCGAGGCGAAAGCAGTGGAGAGCCATCGCCACTGATTTAGGATGCAGGGGTACGTCGAACTGATCGATGTAGGGCTGCAGCAGGATCTCGGCATTCCATCCCCGTTGCGCCTCTGCCGCATGCGCGACTTTGTAGAGGGCGTGCGGTATGTACGAAGTCAAGGCCAGGTAAGGACCAAGCCAATCGGGCTCTTCGCACCCTCCGGCCAGGGCTATCCAATCTCTGTACAGCCCTGGCTCGACGTCACTACCGGAAAGGCTGTCGAGGTACTCGTACCGCCCTCCACCCTTCGCATATTTTTCAAGCAGCGGAACGAGCGTGGCCGGCACGTCTGGACGGCCAGCCTGGACATATTTCCCAGCTAGCCCTGGCCCGTCTGGGATGCTTGAGATATCCAGATCCTCGACCGCATCGAGCAATCGCGTCACAGCATGGCTGTATTTCGAAACTTTCGGATACTCGCCATGAAGCCTAAAGTGGTTGGCCGACACGGTCAGCTTAGCCAACCTTTCCAGACCGGTAGTGAAGCCAAGAAGCCCATTGTGGAGCTTATACCGCAGTTCGAGTCCACCGTCGGAAAAGAGGAGTTGCTCAGGGTCCGTCACATAGGCAAGCGTCCGAATGCCGTCCACCGTCTGATGGAGGGAGAACTGAGTCTCTGAAATAATGCTATGCCACTTTACTGCTAGGTTACTCACCGTCTACCACTCTCAATCAAGGCAGCTCTCACGTTGAGGATCTTCGACGCAGACCACGTTGGACTGTGGAAGGCTCATCGGCTACCGCTGCTTTGTGGGCTATCCAGCCGGCAGGAGCATCCGAGGGCCAACGCGGCCAACATTCATCCGTCCATGATGGCGGGAAACTCGAAGCCGGTCGACGGCTGTCCGCCTGACGGTACGTGCCTCAGGCTGGCCGCAGCCCTCGCCCTCAGCTGAATCTCCCCCGCCGAGGTCGCCGTCCTGCTCGGCTTCAGCATCTCCAAGGTCAAGATGAAGATCGCCACCGGCGAGCTGCGCTCCATCAAGGACGGCAAGTACCGCC
The nucleotide sequence above comes from Micromonospora luteifusca. Encoded proteins:
- a CDS encoding DNA sulfur modification protein DndB, producing the protein MASPLTATTEHTDLNVASAAANFEATAVGGRVFPCVVFKQGSRTMVSTSFPYSFIARNVVTNSALKGESPRESQNRPLMPEHAKSIKEYVVANASDYILPPVTLAVTEHPSLHVVGAPGAAIRMGFMVVDDTVPFTVTDGQHRIAGLVGYPSGRSTAPGALDAVPGLSKDGMAVLIVIETDRIRIQQDFADAAQTKQIPPSLLAVYNTREPVNRVLSQITTKARLFKGRIDESSKTLPKASQHVFLLNQVRGFVKEMLFGDYAMSEDSLTKQTAQRLATGDKQEEFINDTLTMLEVLTEHMEPWSTIARIQPGTGVANQIPDFRATYINMTATGLNIIGRMGYEIGKEPSAELRRDRYAALATKIDWRRDAPLWKGTIISAENKIATQRGPVNAAAARVREALGF
- a CDS encoding NBR1-Ig-like domain-containing protein: MEDQRAATEPIQDRVAAERFAEHLRTLRSTVGNPSFRKMAGRSGRISHTTLHEAAAGTRFPSWETTREFVRACEADEVQWRREWEAAQRQVTVRAVPVGEPAPVDSDPPTDAEAQGTVDNAVSAATSDSMDTPAAGGSAASSTHVPEGQLALRGADDPQAVEDKATGARRRRSPWLAAAAVLVVVAAALGVIVRNLSSPDGSSAAKASPTSTPFSDSMIPGDSSKFVVDATIPDGTRVPVNSTFVKVWTLANVGKVDWHNRFLARTNPTADADGCRMPDRVPVGDTPPGEQVNISVQVTAPNHPGKCWVSWKMVDEHGQEFFPSRRPVYFLVNVTA
- a CDS encoding DUF4396 domain-containing protein — encoded protein: MLLVLLSWISLGAGIVSSALIAVDTRVRGYRQPIKSEEFVWPITGLYLGPAAVVAYRRWVRPHSRRWQQQNGRPPRRPRQIVILTGVCQCGAHCALGVILGEMVVFAGGIRLAGDTLWASYISDYIGAVVVGVAFRYFTSVRRGRLRMWDALVTVCKADLLAVTAFEIALFVWLAFSHHVIAPEPPLNPTTPAFWFFIQIGLASGFVAAWPATSWLVRRGIKVMPWPAPDGDKLRRRSQPQS
- a CDS encoding winged helix-turn-helix domain-containing protein — translated: MSEAAYLQVARDIREQISSGQLKPGDKLPSFAALCEHYEVSNTVIRASMLVLKAEGLIDGRQGKGVYVANPLPK
- a CDS encoding flavin reductase codes for the protein MTTHLPVTPVWTCGGCGADWPCQTRRRELRAEYDRAPVSLALYLAAQLVNAAQDLTHVPAGHLHHRFLGWTR
- a CDS encoding peptidase inhibitor family I36 protein translates to MNIRKSLAVVGAALAMTTSILTVASPAQAAARDGVCDSGEFCYYYNSNNAGSISDFTGSLDDYGTEQPSCYDFKGAGAGKGLCIKNEAASVWNRSTKTVRVYFNSGYAGSYQDFAAGAKGNLNATLKNNNASHQFSPSTRTNMSYALYQASGGSVTCGFDGYTTTPGRHEGIDIARSVGSDVRALVSGTVIYVASGSTGSGGLSTISVYNSSLNKSVIYLHTAPKSGVSVGDAISKGEIIADESWHGVSSSSAAHTHVEVRAGRQTHAAVSVGDSTLDNADPTAFWNSQGYNEK
- a CDS encoding peptidoglycan-binding domain-containing protein → MRRPWIAVGLALLCGAVSVPAHAWAATSGATAQPSVTTAALPVVSMEATVLAAQIDPRRADNTLTPGAKNSVLAVEQALQARGLLDAQWVDGYFGTVTISAYAAYQRSLGYTGLAANGLPGTTSLTKLGQNRYTVSNTIGPGAKVQRDGYVVDARTQAMLAEAQRLLGYTLVLEQGSYNPGGDPTSAGTHDGGGVVDIAVTGMTAARRTAVARALRQVGFAAWVRNPNQGDWPWHIHAVATSDTDLSSQAQHQVGDYYLGMNGLANQGPDDGPQVPFKTWEQYQRGQ